From the Entomomonas sp. E2T0 genome, one window contains:
- a CDS encoding DUF4952 domain-containing protein, whose translation MKLTNYSLLIIMVFLIGCSSSSNQNKSVSSQCDDFLAIFNHKPNNLVFQYCEVKHDKQAKPAVATYKVTGEQAAVIEQYLIKNFDMPSLYFVCCIWEPIDKIRKAGYSKNEGEYKDPKTNITYYITMGSDETLVTKRQNWSEIPFFWVDVYTYTEEI comes from the coding sequence ATGAAATTAACTAATTATAGTTTATTAATTATCATGGTTTTTTTAATAGGTTGCTCTTCCTCTTCTAACCAAAATAAATCAGTTTCATCTCAATGTGATGATTTTTTAGCTATATTTAATCATAAGCCGAACAATCTAGTATTTCAATATTGTGAAGTGAAACATGATAAACAAGCTAAGCCCGCTGTTGCTACTTATAAAGTTACAGGAGAGCAAGCTGCTGTAATCGAACAATATCTTATAAAGAACTTTGATATGCCAAGCCTTTATTTTGTATGTTGTATCTGGGAACCTATTGATAAGATTAGAAAAGCAGGGTATAGCAAAAATGAAGGTGAATATAAAGATCCAAAGACTAATATAACTTATTATATTACAATGGGTTCAGATGAAACTTTAGTAACTAAACGACAAAATTGGTCAGAGATCCCTTTCTTCTGGGTAGATGTATATACTTATACAGAAGAAATTTAA
- the hemG gene encoding menaquinone-dependent protoporphyrinogen IX dehydrogenase, with the protein MMKKTLLLYSTVEGQTLTIMEKIAEHLTAQSPEISYDLYNIEEALPINLDDYETILIGGSIRYGHFRKPLIQFIQQNTQLLNSKKTAFFCVCVTARKVGKDTPEGSLYVRKLFQKVQWQPNLKGVFAGALYYPKYGWFDRTMIRLIMRLGGEKNHDIKQNYSYTNWNKVDEFAKQFYLLVIS; encoded by the coding sequence ATGATGAAAAAAACATTATTACTCTATTCAACTGTTGAAGGACAGACTTTAACAATAATGGAAAAGATAGCTGAGCATCTTACTGCACAGTCACCAGAGATAAGTTATGATCTTTACAATATTGAAGAAGCACTGCCTATAAATCTAGACGATTATGAAACAATATTAATTGGTGGCTCGATTCGTTATGGCCATTTTAGAAAACCGTTAATACAATTTATTCAACAAAATACACAGTTATTAAATAGTAAAAAAACTGCTTTCTTTTGTGTTTGTGTAACAGCAAGGAAAGTGGGTAAGGATACTCCAGAGGGTAGTCTGTATGTACGTAAACTTTTCCAAAAAGTACAATGGCAACCTAATTTAAAGGGTGTATTTGCAGGGGCACTATACTATCCAAAATATGGTTGGTTTGATCGAACAATGATTCGCTTAATTATGCGATTAGGTGGTGAGAAAAACCACGATATAAAGCAAAACTATAGTTATACCAATTGGAATAAGGTAGATGAGTTTGCTAAACAGTTTTATTTATTGGTGATAAGCTAA
- a CDS encoding replication-associated recombination protein A: protein MDLFANATSPVQPLAARLRATNLDEYVGQEHLLAHGKPLRDALEHGALHSMIFWGPPGVGKTTLAKLLANVSNAHFETLSAVLSGVKEIRQAVEIAKQQLAYGKPTLLFVDEVHRFNKSQQDAFLPYIEDGTFIFIGATTENPSFELNNALLSRARVYVLKPLDEPALKKLIKRALTEEKGLGNRQLTLPEDSLQLLLTAADGDGRRVLNLLENAADLIEDGGTITTQLLQDLLTNSLRRFDKGGEAFYDQISALHKSVRGSNPDAALYWLCRMLDGGCDPLYLARRIVRMASEDIGNADPRALNLCLAAWEVQERLGSPEGELALAQAVVYLASAPKSNAVYMAYNTAKRAVKEYGSLDVPLHLRNAPTKLMKELGYGDEYRYAHDEPDAFAAGEDYFPEEIEPQQFYYPTPRGLEAKIKEKLAYLRELDKNSPKKRRK, encoded by the coding sequence ATGGATCTATTTGCAAATGCAACTTCACCTGTTCAACCACTTGCTGCTCGATTAAGAGCAACTAATCTAGATGAATATGTTGGACAGGAGCATTTGCTTGCTCATGGTAAACCATTAAGAGATGCCCTAGAACATGGGGCATTACACTCCATGATCTTTTGGGGGCCTCCAGGAGTTGGTAAAACCACCCTCGCTAAACTGCTAGCTAATGTCTCTAACGCTCATTTTGAAACCCTTTCAGCAGTGTTGTCTGGTGTTAAAGAAATTCGCCAGGCAGTAGAAATTGCCAAACAACAGTTAGCTTACGGCAAACCTACCCTACTCTTTGTAGATGAAGTACATCGTTTTAATAAAAGCCAACAAGATGCTTTTTTACCTTATATTGAAGATGGTACGTTTATCTTTATTGGTGCTACCACTGAAAATCCTTCTTTTGAACTAAACAACGCACTACTTTCTCGTGCTCGTGTCTATGTATTAAAACCTTTAGATGAACCCGCATTAAAAAAACTAATCAAAAGAGCCTTAACAGAAGAAAAAGGCTTGGGTAATAGACAACTCACATTGCCTGAAGATAGTTTACAGCTACTTTTAACAGCCGCTGATGGTGATGGCCGTAGAGTTCTTAACTTACTAGAAAATGCTGCTGATTTAATAGAAGACGGTGGCACGATTACTACACAGTTATTACAAGACTTACTTACCAATAGCTTAAGACGCTTTGATAAAGGTGGCGAAGCTTTTTATGATCAAATTTCAGCCCTTCATAAATCAGTGCGTGGCTCAAATCCTGATGCGGCACTTTATTGGTTATGTCGTATGCTTGATGGTGGCTGTGACCCACTATATTTAGCTCGCCGCATTGTGCGTATGGCTAGCGAAGACATAGGTAATGCTGACCCTAGAGCACTAAACCTATGTTTAGCCGCATGGGAAGTACAAGAAAGGTTAGGCAGTCCAGAAGGTGAGTTAGCACTGGCACAAGCTGTTGTATATCTAGCTTCTGCCCCTAAAAGTAATGCTGTTTATATGGCTTATAATACAGCTAAAAGAGCAGTTAAAGAATATGGTTCGCTTGATGTGCCATTACATCTACGCAATGCTCCTACTAAACTAATGAAAGAGCTAGGTTATGGTGATGAATATCGCTATGCCCACGATGAACCTGATGCTTTTGCAGCAGGTGAAGACTACTTTCCAGAAGAAATAGAACCCCAACAATTCTATTACCCAACACCTCGTGGTTTAGAAGCTAAAATTAAAGAAAAATTGGCTTACTTAAGAGAGCTTGATAAAAATAGCCCCAAAAAACGACGTAAATAG
- the lolA gene encoding outer membrane lipoprotein chaperone LolA codes for MKILRAFFFTAITLFAFHNVAMAATEQQSINELSKLLDQAKSMTGNFTQVTLDATGTRLQETNGELVLKRPGLFRWHTSAPQEQLLISDNQKIWLYDPDLMQLTIQKMDQRMSHTPALLLSGNVSEIQKNFKISSKTTGKLQSFVLVPKDKESLFNSLTLTFNDKTVNGMQLVDNVGQRTNITFKNIKMNVPVDSKLFKFDPPEGTDVIEE; via the coding sequence ATGAAAATTTTACGTGCTTTCTTTTTTACTGCTATCACCCTTTTTGCTTTTCATAATGTGGCAATGGCAGCAACTGAACAACAAAGTATTAACGAACTTTCTAAACTACTTGATCAAGCAAAAAGTATGACAGGGAATTTTACCCAAGTCACCTTAGATGCTACAGGTACTCGTTTACAAGAAACAAATGGTGAGTTAGTACTTAAAAGACCAGGTTTATTCCGCTGGCATACCAGTGCCCCACAAGAACAATTATTAATTTCTGACAACCAAAAAATCTGGTTATATGATCCTGATCTAATGCAATTAACCATTCAAAAGATGGATCAACGTATGAGTCATACCCCTGCTCTACTTTTATCTGGCAATGTTTCAGAAATCCAAAAGAACTTTAAAATCTCTTCTAAAACAACAGGTAAATTACAATCTTTTGTATTAGTGCCTAAAGATAAAGAAAGTTTATTTAATAGCCTAACCCTAACCTTTAACGATAAAACTGTTAATGGTATGCAGTTAGTGGATAATGTAGGACAACGTACTAATATTACCTTTAAAAATATTAAAATGAATGTACCTGTTGATAGCAAACTATTTAAGTTTGATCCACCAGAAGGTACTGACGTTATCGAAGAGTAA
- a CDS encoding DNA translocase FtsK — MKQTTEENSLLSLSFWRQQAIARSLEVLLIILVLVGVYWLLTLLTCNPNDPTFNKTASYIEINNIGGITGAKTASLCFFLFGYIAYLLPILLIAKSVQIFYHRKQINLKNFWLIGYRLLGLLLIIFSSCILAHQHFATNNILQSVGIASGGGIIGDSIGTLFLSSLSNQLSTLISLLCFCVGLTVFLQFSWLKLVDFVGKFTIDLYELLAIKLNQWWQKRSDKKQIRRNLRDVDDQINEVVAPVVADKQEQEKIRENLIKRQESLASYMSKQEERPAVKVNKPIPTKIAEPSKRVLKEKQAPLFEDSGDPLPPFSLLDPAEKKQRSFSAESLEAMSRLLEIKLKEFGVEVTVVDVHPGPVITRFEIELAPGIKVSRISNLAKDLARSLAVLSVRVVEVIPGKTTVGIEIPNEDRQIVRLSEVITSEAYDQQKSPVTLALGQDIGGEPVITDLAKMPHLLVAGTTGSGKSVGVNAMILSILFKSTPEQARLIMIDPKMLELSIYEGIPHLLCPVVTDMKEAANALRWCVAEMERRYKLMAKMGVRNIAGYNRKIKDALEAGEGIEDPFYKRESMDDEPPLLEHLPIIVVVVDEFADMMMIVGKKVEELIARIAQKARAAGIHLILATQRPSVDVITGLIKANIPTRMAFQVSSKIDSRTILDQGGAEQLLGHGDMLYLPPGTGLPVRVHGAFVSDDEVHRVVEAWKQRGEPDYEEAILNGIEESNGSSDGNGDSGSTEDDDPLYDEAVRFVTESRRASISSVQRKLKIGYNRAARMIEAMEDAGVVTAMSSNGSREVLAPPPVRD, encoded by the coding sequence TTGAAACAAACAACAGAAGAAAACTCATTATTATCTTTAAGCTTTTGGCGACAACAAGCCATAGCAAGATCTTTAGAAGTACTACTTATTATATTAGTGCTTGTAGGTGTTTATTGGCTTTTAACATTGTTAACCTGTAATCCTAATGACCCTACCTTTAATAAAACTGCTAGTTATATTGAAATAAATAATATTGGTGGTATTACAGGCGCAAAAACAGCTAGTCTTTGTTTCTTTTTATTTGGCTATATCGCTTATCTGCTTCCTATTTTATTAATCGCTAAGTCTGTACAGATTTTTTATCATCGTAAACAGATCAATCTTAAAAATTTTTGGCTAATTGGATATCGTCTTTTAGGTTTACTATTAATCATTTTTAGTAGTTGTATTCTAGCGCACCAACATTTTGCCACTAATAATATTTTACAATCCGTTGGTATAGCAAGTGGTGGTGGTATTATTGGGGACTCTATTGGAACATTATTCCTATCCTCGCTATCAAACCAACTATCAACTTTAATCTCTTTATTGTGCTTTTGTGTTGGCTTAACTGTTTTCTTACAGTTTTCTTGGCTTAAACTCGTTGATTTTGTTGGTAAGTTTACTATCGATCTGTATGAGCTATTAGCAATTAAACTAAACCAATGGTGGCAAAAACGTTCTGATAAAAAGCAGATTAGACGTAATCTACGCGATGTTGATGATCAAATTAATGAAGTAGTAGCGCCTGTTGTTGCTGATAAACAAGAACAAGAAAAAATTCGTGAAAATCTCATTAAACGCCAAGAGTCTTTGGCAAGTTATATGAGCAAGCAAGAAGAGCGGCCTGCTGTTAAAGTAAATAAACCAATACCCACTAAAATAGCTGAACCCAGTAAGCGTGTTTTAAAAGAAAAACAAGCGCCTCTTTTTGAGGATTCTGGCGATCCCTTACCACCCTTCTCTCTACTTGATCCTGCTGAGAAAAAACAACGTAGTTTTTCTGCTGAATCCTTAGAGGCTATGTCTCGTTTACTTGAAATCAAACTTAAAGAGTTTGGTGTAGAAGTTACTGTAGTAGATGTGCATCCTGGCCCTGTGATCACTCGCTTTGAGATTGAGCTTGCACCGGGTATCAAAGTCAGTCGTATCTCAAATTTAGCTAAAGATTTAGCGCGCTCACTGGCTGTATTAAGTGTGCGTGTGGTAGAAGTTATTCCAGGTAAAACTACTGTAGGTATTGAAATACCTAATGAAGACCGACAAATTGTACGTCTTTCTGAAGTCATTACATCAGAAGCTTATGACCAGCAAAAATCACCTGTTACCCTAGCATTAGGCCAAGATATTGGTGGCGAACCCGTTATTACTGATTTGGCTAAAATGCCTCATTTACTAGTAGCAGGTACTACTGGTTCAGGTAAGTCTGTAGGCGTTAATGCCATGATTCTCTCTATTCTGTTCAAATCCACACCTGAACAGGCTAGATTAATTATGATTGACCCAAAAATGCTAGAACTTTCAATCTATGAAGGTATTCCTCACCTACTCTGCCCTGTCGTGACTGATATGAAAGAAGCAGCCAACGCATTACGTTGGTGTGTGGCAGAAATGGAACGCCGTTATAAATTAATGGCAAAAATGGGTGTTCGTAATATTGCTGGCTATAATCGTAAAATTAAAGATGCTTTGGAAGCTGGCGAAGGTATTGAAGATCCATTTTATAAACGTGAGTCAATGGATGATGAACCACCATTACTAGAGCATCTTCCTATTATTGTCGTTGTAGTAGACGAATTTGCCGATATGATGATGATTGTGGGCAAAAAAGTAGAAGAACTTATTGCTCGAATTGCTCAAAAAGCTCGTGCCGCTGGTATCCATTTAATTCTAGCAACACAACGGCCATCAGTAGATGTAATTACGGGTTTAATTAAAGCCAACATTCCTACTCGTATGGCTTTCCAAGTGTCTAGTAAAATTGACTCGCGCACTATTCTAGATCAAGGTGGCGCTGAACAACTACTAGGTCATGGTGATATGCTGTACTTACCACCAGGTACTGGTCTACCTGTGCGTGTTCATGGCGCATTTGTTTCTGATGATGAAGTGCATCGTGTAGTAGAAGCATGGAAACAACGCGGTGAACCTGATTATGAAGAAGCTATTTTAAACGGCATTGAAGAGTCCAATGGCTCCTCAGATGGTAATGGTGACAGTGGTTCTACTGAAGATGATGACCCACTTTATGATGAGGCTGTACGTTTTGTTACAGAATCGAGACGCGCCTCTATTTCATCTGTGCAAAGAAAGCTTAAAATAGGCTATAACCGTGCCGCTCGGATGATCGAGGCAATGGAAGATGCAGGTGTTGTAACTGCAATGAGTTCAAATGGCTCACGGGAAGTGTTAGCACCACCTCCTGTCCGTGATTAA
- a CDS encoding inorganic phosphate transporter encodes MLEIFQNTSAWLLIGLFFALLFVLFFEFINGFHDTANAVATVIYTNSMPAKTAVIMSGIFNFLGVLLGGVGVAYAIVHLLPVELLVDSHYGLIMVFSIVASAIAWNLGTWYFGIPASSSHALIGSILGVALANAVLKDIPIGQGVNWQKAIDIAISLVVSPLAGFAMAGILLLLLKFRFPKSKMHQTPEKRKEVKAKKKPPFWNRVVLILSAMGVSFVHGSNDGQKGIGLVMLVLISFVPQYFVLDLNSSTYQIEKTRDAALHLNNLFVRNQEKLSPILSLNIQSTPLNDEFKCTPSVTGTIFHDLNKTLSGIRDYKSLTDEQRVLTRHYILCIDDIAKNVTKTSILNAEDNGNVTRLRNDLRSTTEYAPLWVIFAVALALGTGTMIGWRRVVFTVGEKIGKQGMTYAQGMCAQITAIIAIGAANLFSLPVSTTHILSSGVAGTMVANKSGLQKATVVNIALAWVLTLPAVIVMGAVFFWISSLFI; translated from the coding sequence ATGTTAGAAATCTTTCAGAATACTAGTGCTTGGCTGCTAATCGGCTTATTTTTTGCCCTTCTTTTTGTTTTATTCTTTGAGTTTATAAATGGTTTTCATGATACAGCTAATGCTGTAGCGACAGTTATTTATACTAACTCCATGCCAGCCAAGACAGCTGTTATCATGTCTGGTATTTTTAATTTTCTAGGTGTATTACTAGGTGGTGTTGGGGTTGCTTATGCTATTGTTCACCTACTGCCTGTTGAATTATTGGTAGATTCGCACTATGGATTAATCATGGTGTTTTCTATTGTAGCCTCTGCTATTGCTTGGAATTTAGGTACTTGGTATTTTGGTATTCCTGCTTCTAGTTCGCATGCTTTGATTGGTTCAATACTTGGTGTGGCTTTAGCTAATGCAGTGCTTAAAGATATACCTATAGGCCAAGGGGTCAACTGGCAGAAAGCCATTGATATTGCCATTTCACTCGTGGTATCACCACTGGCTGGTTTTGCCATGGCTGGCATCTTGTTATTACTTTTAAAGTTTCGTTTCCCTAAATCTAAAATGCACCAAACGCCTGAAAAAAGAAAAGAAGTTAAGGCAAAAAAGAAACCTCCTTTCTGGAATCGTGTTGTACTGATCTTATCAGCTATGGGAGTTAGCTTTGTACATGGCTCCAATGACGGCCAAAAAGGTATTGGTCTGGTTATGTTAGTATTGATTAGCTTTGTCCCTCAATACTTCGTACTAGACCTTAATAGCTCAACTTATCAGATAGAAAAAACACGCGACGCAGCACTTCACTTAAATAACCTTTTTGTACGTAATCAAGAAAAACTCTCTCCAATCTTATCGCTTAATATTCAATCAACACCATTGAATGATGAGTTTAAATGTACTCCCAGCGTGACAGGGACTATATTTCATGATTTAAACAAAACACTATCAGGCATTAGAGATTATAAATCGCTTACTGATGAACAACGTGTGTTAACTCGTCACTATATTCTTTGTATTGATGATATCGCTAAAAATGTAACAAAAACTTCTATTTTAAATGCTGAAGATAATGGCAATGTCACTCGCTTACGTAACGATTTACGCTCTACCACTGAATATGCACCTTTATGGGTAATTTTTGCAGTTGCATTAGCCCTTGGCACTGGTACAATGATTGGATGGCGACGTGTCGTATTTACTGTAGGTGAAAAGATTGGTAAACAAGGCATGACTTATGCCCAAGGTATGTGTGCCCAAATTACAGCGATTATAGCGATTGGTGCAGCTAACTTATTTAGCTTACCTGTGTCTACTACTCATATTTTATCTTCTGGTGTTGCTGGTACTATGGTAGCCAATAAATCAGGGCTACAAAAAGCAACTGTTGTTAACATTGCACTGGCATGGGTATTAACATTACCTGCTGTTATTGTTATGGGTGCTGTGTTCTTTTGGATTAGCTCTCTTTTCATATGA
- a CDS encoding secretin N-terminal domain-containing protein: protein MANSIQKIIICFSFVSITTHSLAEIEFIDLYNRSPEEIAPVINNNFPNIPVSKYGNQLVINGTSSENQQIREMVAQLDTPARRLLITLDTGDNSQSSQQSLQTRGHIQLGSNNSIHGRARFEQRNTINNSNSIKQLMVNEGSPTMIQVGQVIPVNYTVPDRYGRPIMATQYQEVMQNLYVTAQVVGQQVFVNVNSQNDHVSQTTGNINQQAINTRVSGSLGSWITIGSLQDSNNYNSQGITGYSQRSGASNTAIRLKVDLAN from the coding sequence ATGGCAAACTCTATTCAAAAAATAATTATCTGTTTTAGTTTTGTGAGCATAACGACACATTCACTAGCAGAAATTGAGTTTATTGACCTATATAATCGCTCTCCAGAAGAAATTGCACCTGTTATTAATAATAACTTTCCGAACATACCTGTTAGTAAATACGGTAACCAATTAGTAATTAATGGTACCTCAAGTGAAAACCAACAAATTAGAGAGATGGTAGCGCAATTAGATACTCCTGCCCGTCGACTTCTTATCACACTTGATACAGGCGACAATAGCCAATCCAGCCAACAAAGTTTACAAACAAGAGGTCATATTCAGTTAGGCAGTAATAACTCTATTCATGGACGAGCCCGATTCGAACAAAGAAATACTATTAACAATAGTAACTCCATTAAACAACTAATGGTTAACGAAGGATCACCCACGATGATTCAGGTTGGACAAGTTATTCCTGTTAACTACACAGTACCTGATCGTTATGGTCGTCCTATAATGGCTACGCAATATCAAGAAGTTATGCAAAACTTATATGTGACTGCTCAAGTAGTAGGTCAACAGGTTTTTGTTAATGTAAACAGTCAAAATGATCATGTTTCACAAACCACAGGTAATATTAACCAACAAGCAATTAATACGCGCGTATCAGGATCATTAGGTAGTTGGATTACTATTGGTTCCTTACAAGATAGTAATAACTATAATAGTCAAGGCATCACAGGTTACTCTCAACGCTCAGGCGCTAGCAATACAGCAATACGACTCAAAGTTGATTTGGCAAATTAA
- a CDS encoding LLM class flavin-dependent oxidoreductase produces the protein MIPFSVLDLCPILQDGNSAQSFADSVELAQLVEKLNFKRFWLAEFHNSASHASAATSIIISHIANATNHIRVGSGGIILPNHSPLIIAEQFGTLATLYPNRIDLGIGRAPTADPIIADALRRDLETELDTFPEDLVELRYLLQPKQDNQSLVAIPGEGTKVPMWLLGSTLFSAGLSANLGMPFAFGSHFAPDFLMPALALYRSQFQSLNELTKPYCMAALVVVVAETDQEAQYQFSSLQQQIAAQQRGKSIPLPPPCKDITSICNNQELENVNRSLTEAIVGSPDTVKYKLQQFIDKTQVDELIITSRIYDREARLYSFTKIAEIRDSL, from the coding sequence ATGATACCCTTTTCAGTTCTTGATTTATGCCCAATCCTCCAAGATGGTAATTCAGCACAATCATTTGCAGACTCGGTTGAACTTGCACAACTGGTCGAAAAACTTAATTTTAAACGTTTTTGGTTAGCTGAATTTCATAACTCAGCCAGTCATGCTAGTGCTGCTACTTCTATAATTATTAGTCATATTGCGAATGCTACAAATCATATTCGAGTAGGTTCAGGTGGTATCATATTACCCAACCATTCGCCCTTAATTATTGCCGAACAATTTGGTACTTTAGCTACCCTTTATCCTAACAGAATCGATTTGGGAATAGGTCGTGCACCTACCGCAGATCCTATCATAGCAGACGCATTAAGACGGGATTTAGAAACAGAATTAGATACTTTTCCTGAAGATTTAGTAGAGCTTAGGTACCTATTACAACCTAAGCAAGACAATCAAAGTCTTGTTGCTATACCTGGAGAAGGAACAAAAGTTCCTATGTGGCTACTTGGATCAACATTGTTTAGTGCTGGCCTATCAGCTAACTTAGGAATGCCCTTTGCTTTTGGCTCTCATTTTGCTCCAGATTTTCTAATGCCAGCTTTAGCACTCTATAGAAGTCAATTTCAATCTTTAAATGAGCTTACTAAACCTTATTGTATGGCTGCATTAGTGGTGGTTGTGGCAGAAACTGATCAGGAAGCACAATATCAATTTTCATCACTACAACAACAAATAGCTGCTCAACAACGTGGTAAATCGATTCCTTTACCGCCACCTTGTAAAGATATTACTAGTATTTGTAATAATCAAGAACTTGAAAATGTTAATCGTAGTTTAACAGAAGCTATTGTTGGCTCACCAGATACTGTTAAATATAAGCTACAACAGTTTATTGATAAGACTCAGGTTGATGAATTAATAATAACTTCCCGTATCTATGATCGTGAAGCAAGACTATACTCATTCACCAAAATAGCTGAAATTCGTGATTCTCTATAA
- the sixA gene encoding phosphohistidine phosphatase SixA, with protein sequence MNLWLLRHGEAEFRITTDAARNLTEHGEQEVLISAQKLQNVPIDIVLHSPYKRAIQTAMLVCKTIGYKGKIQEVDWITPDDNAQLVIKKLDSYEGKNILIVSHQPLLGVLAALLTEGSQHFALPLKTAELVHLEGEAIYLAGMQLRK encoded by the coding sequence ATGAATCTTTGGTTATTAAGACATGGTGAAGCTGAGTTCAGAATAACAACAGATGCCGCTCGCAATCTAACTGAACATGGCGAACAAGAAGTATTAATCTCTGCACAAAAATTACAAAATGTACCTATTGATATTGTTTTGCATAGCCCATACAAACGAGCCATTCAAACTGCTATGCTTGTTTGTAAAACAATAGGCTATAAGGGTAAAATACAGGAAGTTGATTGGATTACACCTGATGATAATGCTCAATTAGTGATAAAAAAACTAGATAGTTATGAGGGTAAAAATATACTGATTGTAAGTCATCAACCTTTATTAGGCGTTTTGGCTGCATTATTGACAGAGGGAAGTCAACATTTTGCATTGCCATTAAAAACGGCAGAGCTTGTTCATCTGGAGGGAGAAGCTATTTATCTAGCAGGAATGCAGTTGCGTAAATAG
- the sthA gene encoding Si-specific NAD(P)(+) transhydrogenase, whose product MIYNFDVVVLGSGPAGEGAAINACKAGKKVAVVENRGVVGGGCTHLGTIPSKALRHSVMQIMDFNTNPMFRAIGEPRWFSFPDVLKNAQKIIDRQVNSRTGYYARNRIAVFFGQGRFVDDHTVEVSCNSGTVERLIAKEIIIATGSRPYRPADVDFNHPRIYDSDTILKLNHTPRRLIIYGAGVIGCEYASIFSGLGVLVDLIDNRDRLLSYLDEEISDSLSYHFSNSNVMIRHNEEYEKIEGIEHGVILHLKSGKKIKADALLWSNGRTGNTDGLGLENIGLKANSRGQIHVDENYRSEIPHIYGAGDVIGWPSLASAAYDQGRSAASNIAEEGSGRYVDDVPTGIYTIPEISCVGKTEQELTKDKVPYEVGKAFFKSMARAQIANQTAGVLKVLFHRDTLEILGVHCFGYQASEIVHIGQAIMNQPGEQNNLRYFINNTFNYPTMAEAYRVAAFDGLNRLFKI is encoded by the coding sequence ATGATTTATAACTTTGATGTTGTAGTGCTAGGCAGTGGTCCAGCAGGTGAAGGGGCTGCTATTAATGCATGTAAGGCAGGCAAAAAAGTAGCCGTAGTTGAAAATAGAGGTGTGGTTGGTGGTGGTTGTACTCATTTAGGGACAATTCCATCAAAAGCATTACGTCATTCAGTTATGCAAATCATGGATTTCAATACTAATCCTATGTTTCGTGCGATTGGTGAGCCACGTTGGTTTTCTTTTCCTGATGTGCTTAAAAATGCTCAAAAAATTATTGATCGTCAAGTAAACTCTCGTACAGGTTATTATGCGCGTAACCGTATTGCTGTGTTTTTTGGGCAAGGTCGTTTTGTTGATGATCATACGGTAGAAGTTTCTTGTAATTCAGGTACTGTAGAACGCTTAATTGCTAAAGAAATTATTATAGCAACAGGTTCTCGTCCTTATCGTCCTGCTGATGTGGATTTTAATCATCCACGTATTTATGACAGTGATACTATTTTAAAATTAAATCATACCCCACGTCGCTTAATTATTTACGGAGCAGGGGTGATTGGTTGTGAATATGCGTCGATCTTTAGTGGCTTAGGGGTGCTTGTTGACTTAATTGATAATCGGGATCGCTTATTAAGCTATTTAGATGAAGAAATATCCGATTCTTTAAGTTACCACTTTAGTAACTCTAATGTGATGATTCGTCATAATGAAGAATATGAAAAGATTGAAGGGATTGAGCATGGTGTAATTCTACACTTGAAATCGGGTAAGAAAATTAAAGCAGATGCTTTATTATGGAGCAATGGTAGAACAGGTAATACTGATGGCTTAGGCTTAGAAAATATTGGTTTAAAAGCCAATAGTCGTGGTCAAATTCATGTGGATGAGAACTATCGTTCAGAAATTCCTCATATTTATGGGGCTGGTGATGTTATTGGTTGGCCTAGCTTAGCTAGCGCAGCATACGATCAGGGGCGTTCGGCTGCCTCTAATATAGCAGAAGAAGGTAGTGGTCGTTATGTGGATGATGTTCCTACAGGCATTTATACTATCCCAGAAATTAGTTGTGTGGGTAAAACAGAGCAAGAATTAACTAAAGATAAAGTGCCTTATGAAGTGGGAAAAGCTTTCTTCAAGAGCATGGCGCGTGCTCAAATTGCTAATCAAACAGCAGGAGTGTTAAAAGTTTTATTCCATCGAGACACTTTAGAAATTTTAGGTGTTCACTGTTTTGGTTATCAAGCTTCAGAAATTGTTCATATTGGACAAGCTATTATGAATCAGCCAGGTGAACAAAATAATCTACGTTACTTTATCAATAATACATTTAACTATCCAACAATGGCGGAAGCTTATCGGGTAGCAGCATTTGATGGTTTAAATAGATTATTTAAGATTTAA